The Glycine max cultivar Williams 82 chromosome 12, Glycine_max_v4.0, whole genome shotgun sequence genome window below encodes:
- the LOC100527815 gene encoding uncharacterized protein LOC100527815: MKNVIKAVKKLKLWSKKKRKKKTHGHEHPPHYCCSCYCSSSIQPSAPPLPSSSCLDFEYSNYGTFLPTPEPEPEPEPQPQEIASLNSSYQQYMVSVSEPVYGIPVPVIHASRTERSAGQFGCLFSFGSYLFRCLFPCFYIRQVV; the protein is encoded by the coding sequence ATGAAAAACGTGATCAAAGCTGTGAAGAAACTCAAGTTGTGgtccaaaaagaaaaggaagaaaaagaccCATGGCCATGAGCATCCTCCTCACTATTGCTGCAGCTGCTATTGTTCCTCATCCATCCAACCATCAGCTCCACCCTTACCTTCATCCTCATGCCTTGATTTTGAATACAGCAACTATGGAACATTCTTACCAACCCCGGAGCCGGAGCCGGAGCCGGAACCGCAACCACAAGAGATTGCCAGCCTAAACTCATCGTATCAGCAATATATGGTATCAGTTTCGGAACCTGTTTATGGCATTCCAGTCCCGGTAATTCATGCATCTCGAACAGAAAGATCAGCTGGTCAATTTGGATGTCTTTTTAGCTTTGGTTCTTATTTGTTCCGCTGCTTATTTCCATGTTTCTACATCCGACAAGTAGTTTGA
- the LOC100793224 gene encoding auxin response factor 1 isoform X1, with product MASAAPGATNDALYKELWHACAGPLVTLPREGERVYYFPQGHMEQLEASMNQGLEQQMPSFNLPSKILCKVVNVHLRAEPETDEVYAQITLLPEADQSEVTSPDDPLPESPRCTVHSFCKTLTASDTSTHGGFSVLRRHADDCLPPLDMTQQPPWQELVATDLHGNEWHFRHIFRGQPRRHLLTTGWSVFVSSKKLVAGDAFIFLRGENGELRVGVRRLMRQQSNMPSSVISSHSMHLGVLATASHAIATGTLFSVFYKPRTSRSEFIVSVNKYLEARSHKLSVGMRFKMRFEGDEVPERRFSGTIVGVGDNKSSVWADSEWRSLKVQWDEPSSILRPDRVSPWELEPLVSTPPTNPQPSQRNKRSRPPILPSTMPDSSLQGGSDIHNFSIKFCYSCCFYSNFLFLCASGVWKSPVESAPFSYCDHQHGRDVYPSTNFNSTATGFLGFGGNCYASNKSIYWSSRMENSTESFSPVALKEFGEKRQGTANGCRLFRIQLHDNSNSNEESLPMVTLSGRMGDDGPLPSLDAESDQHSEPSNVNRSDIPSVSCDAEKSCLRSPQESQSRQIRSCTKVHMQGMAVGRAVDLTRFDGYEDLLRKLEEMFDITGELCGSTKKWQVVYTDNEDDMMMVGDDPWLEFCSIVRKIFIYTAEEVRKLSPKIGLPISEEVKPSKMDSEAVANPEDQSSIVGPGC from the exons CCTTGTCACTCTTCCGCGTGAAGGGGAGAGAGTTTATTACTTCCCTCAAGGTCATATGGAACAG cttGAGGCATCCATGAATCAGGGATTGGAGCAGCAAATGCCTTCCTTTAATCTGCCTTCTAAAATTTTATGTAAAGTGGTCAATGTTCATCTTCGA GCTGAACCTGAAACAGATGAAGTATATGCACAAATAACTTTGCTTCCTGAAGCAGAT CAAAGTGAGGTGACAAGCCCTGATGATCCCCTGCCTGAATCTCCAAGGTGTACAGTCCATTCATTTTGCAAGACACTCACTGCTTCTGACACTAGCACTCATGGAGGTTTCTCTGTTCTTCGAAGACATGCAGATGATTGTTTGCCACCACtg GATATGACTCAGCAGCCCCCATGGCAAGAATTAGTTGCAACTGATCTGCATGGGAATGAATGGCATTTTAGACATATTTTTCGAG GGCAACCCAGGCGCCACTTACTGACCACTGGGTGGAGTGTCTTTGTCAGTTCCAAAAAATTAGTGGCTGGTGATGCATTTATATTCTTAAG GGGTGAAAATGGAGAGCTGCGAGTTGGAGTTAGGAGGCTCATGAGACAGCAAAGCAACATGCCATCTTCTGTTATATCCAGTCACAGTATGCATCTGGGTGTTCTGGCTACTGCATCTCACGCCATTGCCACAGGAACATTGTTTTCTGTATTTTACAAGCCCAG aactAGCCGGTCTGAGTTTATTGTGAGTGTCAACAAATACCTTGAAGCTCGAAGTCATAAACTTTCTGTTGGGATGAGATTCAAAATGAGATTTGAGGGTGATGAAGTTCCTGAAAGAAG GTTCAGTGGAACGATTGTGGGTGTTGGAGATAACAAATCGTCAGTCTGGGCTGATTCTGAGTGGCGATCATTAAAG GTTCAATGGGATGAACCATCGTCTATTTTGCGTCCTGATAGAGTTTCTCCATGGGAATTGGAGCCACTTGTGTCTACCCCTCCTACAAACCCCCAGCCATCCCAAAGAAACAAGAGATCGCGGCCTCCCATTCTACCTTCAACAATGCCTGATTCTTCTCTGCAAGGTGGCTCGGACATACATAATTTCTCCATAAAATTCTGTTATTCATGCTGCTTTtactcaaattttctttttctctgtgCATCAGGTGTATGGAAATCACCAGTTGAATCTGCACCATTCTCTTATTGTGACCATCAACATGGGCGAGATGTCTATCCATCAACCAATTTCAATTCCACTGCAACTGGTTTTCTTGGTTTTGGTGGGAACTGCTATGCTTCCAACAAGTCAATATATTGGTCCAGTAGGATGGAAAACTCCACAGAATCTTTTTCTCCTGTAGCACTTAAAGAATTTGGAGAGAAGAGACAAGGGACTGCAAATGGCTGTAGACTCTTTAGGATTCAGTTACATGACAATTCTAATTCTAATGAAGAAAGTCTACCAATGGTCACTTTGTCAGGAAGGATGGGTGATGATGGCCCCCTTCCATCTTTGGATGCTGAGTCTGACCAGCATTCTGAACCATCAAATGTTAATCGATCTGATATCCCTTCGGTAAGCTGTGATGCTGAAAAATCATGCCTGCGGTCTCCCCAGGAGTCACAGAGCAGGCAAATAAGAAGTTGCACAAAG GTCCACATGCAAGGTATGGCTGTTGGAAGGGCTGTGGATTTAACACGGTTTGATGGATATGAGGATCTGCTAAGGAAATTGGAAGAGATGTTTGACATCACTGGTGAGCTCTGCGGATCGACAAAAAAATGGCAGGTTGTGTACACTGATAATGAAGATGATATGATGATGGTTGGGGATGATCCATGGCT TGAATTTTGTAGCATTGTGAGGAAAATTTTCATCTACACTGCAGAGGAGGTGAGGAAGCTTTCACCCAAAATAGGACTTCCAATCAGTGAAGAAGTTAAACCCAGCAAAATGGACTCTGAAGCAGTAGCCAATCCTGAGGATCAGTCATCTATTGTGGGGCCTGGTTGCTAA
- the LOC100793224 gene encoding auxin response factor 1 isoform X2 encodes MASAAPGATNDALYKELWHACAGPLVTLPREGERVYYFPQGHMEQLEASMNQGLEQQMPSFNLPSKILCKVVNVHLRAEPETDEVYAQITLLPEADQSEVTSPDDPLPESPRCTVHSFCKTLTASDTSTHGGFSVLRRHADDCLPPLDMTQQPPWQELVATDLHGNEWHFRHIFRGQPRRHLLTTGWSVFVSSKKLVAGDAFIFLRGENGELRVGVRRLMRQQSNMPSSVISSHSMHLGVLATASHAIATGTLFSVFYKPRTSRSEFIVSVNKYLEARSHKLSVGMRFKMRFEGDEVPERRFSGTIVGVGDNKSSVWADSEWRSLKVQWDEPSSILRPDRVSPWELEPLVSTPPTNPQPSQRNKRSRPPILPSTMPDSSLQGVWKSPVESAPFSYCDHQHGRDVYPSTNFNSTATGFLGFGGNCYASNKSIYWSSRMENSTESFSPVALKEFGEKRQGTANGCRLFRIQLHDNSNSNEESLPMVTLSGRMGDDGPLPSLDAESDQHSEPSNVNRSDIPSVSCDAEKSCLRSPQESQSRQIRSCTKVHMQGMAVGRAVDLTRFDGYEDLLRKLEEMFDITGELCGSTKKWQVVYTDNEDDMMMVGDDPWLEFCSIVRKIFIYTAEEVRKLSPKIGLPISEEVKPSKMDSEAVANPEDQSSIVGPGC; translated from the exons CCTTGTCACTCTTCCGCGTGAAGGGGAGAGAGTTTATTACTTCCCTCAAGGTCATATGGAACAG cttGAGGCATCCATGAATCAGGGATTGGAGCAGCAAATGCCTTCCTTTAATCTGCCTTCTAAAATTTTATGTAAAGTGGTCAATGTTCATCTTCGA GCTGAACCTGAAACAGATGAAGTATATGCACAAATAACTTTGCTTCCTGAAGCAGAT CAAAGTGAGGTGACAAGCCCTGATGATCCCCTGCCTGAATCTCCAAGGTGTACAGTCCATTCATTTTGCAAGACACTCACTGCTTCTGACACTAGCACTCATGGAGGTTTCTCTGTTCTTCGAAGACATGCAGATGATTGTTTGCCACCACtg GATATGACTCAGCAGCCCCCATGGCAAGAATTAGTTGCAACTGATCTGCATGGGAATGAATGGCATTTTAGACATATTTTTCGAG GGCAACCCAGGCGCCACTTACTGACCACTGGGTGGAGTGTCTTTGTCAGTTCCAAAAAATTAGTGGCTGGTGATGCATTTATATTCTTAAG GGGTGAAAATGGAGAGCTGCGAGTTGGAGTTAGGAGGCTCATGAGACAGCAAAGCAACATGCCATCTTCTGTTATATCCAGTCACAGTATGCATCTGGGTGTTCTGGCTACTGCATCTCACGCCATTGCCACAGGAACATTGTTTTCTGTATTTTACAAGCCCAG aactAGCCGGTCTGAGTTTATTGTGAGTGTCAACAAATACCTTGAAGCTCGAAGTCATAAACTTTCTGTTGGGATGAGATTCAAAATGAGATTTGAGGGTGATGAAGTTCCTGAAAGAAG GTTCAGTGGAACGATTGTGGGTGTTGGAGATAACAAATCGTCAGTCTGGGCTGATTCTGAGTGGCGATCATTAAAG GTTCAATGGGATGAACCATCGTCTATTTTGCGTCCTGATAGAGTTTCTCCATGGGAATTGGAGCCACTTGTGTCTACCCCTCCTACAAACCCCCAGCCATCCCAAAGAAACAAGAGATCGCGGCCTCCCATTCTACCTTCAACAATGCCTGATTCTTCTCTGCAAG GTGTATGGAAATCACCAGTTGAATCTGCACCATTCTCTTATTGTGACCATCAACATGGGCGAGATGTCTATCCATCAACCAATTTCAATTCCACTGCAACTGGTTTTCTTGGTTTTGGTGGGAACTGCTATGCTTCCAACAAGTCAATATATTGGTCCAGTAGGATGGAAAACTCCACAGAATCTTTTTCTCCTGTAGCACTTAAAGAATTTGGAGAGAAGAGACAAGGGACTGCAAATGGCTGTAGACTCTTTAGGATTCAGTTACATGACAATTCTAATTCTAATGAAGAAAGTCTACCAATGGTCACTTTGTCAGGAAGGATGGGTGATGATGGCCCCCTTCCATCTTTGGATGCTGAGTCTGACCAGCATTCTGAACCATCAAATGTTAATCGATCTGATATCCCTTCGGTAAGCTGTGATGCTGAAAAATCATGCCTGCGGTCTCCCCAGGAGTCACAGAGCAGGCAAATAAGAAGTTGCACAAAG GTCCACATGCAAGGTATGGCTGTTGGAAGGGCTGTGGATTTAACACGGTTTGATGGATATGAGGATCTGCTAAGGAAATTGGAAGAGATGTTTGACATCACTGGTGAGCTCTGCGGATCGACAAAAAAATGGCAGGTTGTGTACACTGATAATGAAGATGATATGATGATGGTTGGGGATGATCCATGGCT TGAATTTTGTAGCATTGTGAGGAAAATTTTCATCTACACTGCAGAGGAGGTGAGGAAGCTTTCACCCAAAATAGGACTTCCAATCAGTGAAGAAGTTAAACCCAGCAAAATGGACTCTGAAGCAGTAGCCAATCCTGAGGATCAGTCATCTATTGTGGGGCCTGGTTGCTAA